The stretch of DNA AGTCCCACCGCCCCGGGACGGGGCAGGTCCCAGAGCAGCAGGTCCGGTCCGGGTTCGTCGGCCGAGGCCGGTCGCAGGCGGGCGAGCTGGGACTCGCGCACCGGACCGTGGTGGTAGACCACCAGGGGCTGCGTGCGATCGTGGCCCAGTTCGAGGTCGACCGTCTCGGTGCCCCGGCTGAGCAACACGCTCGGCAGGTTCATGTCCGACGCCGCCTGCTGCACCGCCCGGGCCGCGTGCGCGGTCGACCCGGGGTCCTCACCCGCCACCACGATCAGGCGCGACCGCGGTGCGTCGGCGTCGAGGTACGTGCGTGCGACGGCTTCGAGCCGGCTGTGCCGGCCACGTTGGATCATCGTCGTTCCTTCCCCGCACCCGGGCCGTCAGGCGCTCGCCATGCTCGGCACCGTGAGCACCGAGTTGAGCTGACCGTAGCTGTTGCGCACCCGTTCCGGATTTTCCGGATCGACCTTCCACACTCCGTCGACGATGTATTTGTACTCGAACACTCCGGATTCCAGCGGCAGTTCCAGCCGCCAGATTCCGTCTCCGGACCGTTCCAGAGCAATGCCCTCGACCGACCAATCGGTGAAGTCGCCCGTGATCGCGACCTCGCGCGCGGCCGGCAGTTCGACCTCGAAACACACGCCCGCGGTCCGGGCCCGCGGTCCGTGCAGCAGCGCGTCCCAGGCGTCGACCCCGTCGACCTCGAGGTCGGCGGGCAGCGACCAGAACTCCTCGGCGAGGCCCTGGAAGTCCAGCACCGCGCGGCAGCGGCGGTCGTGATCGTCGACGGGCCGCCCCAGGTCGGCGGCCTCGCGCAGACGCACCGTGCGGTGGATCTGCGTGTCGAGCAACGAACCCGGGTAGTTCATGGCCAGGCGTTCGAGCAACTCGCGACCGAACCGTGTGCGCAGGTCGAAGCCGTTGGCCAGGATGTGCATGCGCACGTGGTGGCCGCGCTCGTCCTCGAGCAGGCAAAGGGTCTCGCGCAACCGCTCCACCGCGTCCATGGTGAAGCGGCCCGGATCCACGGGAACCAGGGCCTCGGCGCTGGCCATCAGGGCGTTGAAGGTGAGCAGCCCCACGTTCGGCGGATTGTCGACGAACACGATGTCGTAGGGCATCTCGCTGCGCGCGAAGACCTCGACCAGTCGCTGCACGCGGCGCTCCTCGCCCGACAACTCCTGCTCGACCGTGCTCAACGCCACGTCCGTGGGGACGAGGTCGAGCTGCTCCTTGATCTCGTGGCGAACGTCTTCGACGAGAACGTCACTGGTGAGGTACAGGTCGCGAGTCGAGAGACTGAACTCCGCCGGCATCAGTCCCATTCCGATGGTCGCGTGACCCTGCGGGTCGTTGTCCACCACCAGCACCCGTGCTCCGAGGTTGGCCAGGGCCGAGGCGAGGTTGACCGTGATCGTGGTCTTCCCGCACCCGCCCTTCTGGTTCGCCACCGACACGATGCGCATGAGCCCTCCCGGGTTCCGAGAACGAACACTCGGCCGAAGGGGTCACCGCAGAGGCTCAGCGGTGCAGCGCGGGAGGTATGCCCCGTGACCGGCGGCGGAACGCGCCGCCCTTCCGCACGTGAGGCGCGCGGACGAACGTGGGGCTGCGGGCCGGTGGAGCGGCGGCCCGTGGGGCGATTCGTCGGCACTTCCGGAAACAACACGTGTCGGAAGCCTTCGAATCCGCGTGCACATTCCCTTTCTGTTCCACCTCTGTCAACACCGAATTCCAGTGCGAAGCAGTTCTGATCGGGATCCCGGAAACGGGAGTCTCCGGGCCCGACGCGGGCCCGCTCAGGACCACCACGGACGGCACGCGAAGAAGACCAGGACACCCACCACCACGCCTCCGAGCACCTCGGACCAGGTGTGGCCCACGAGCTCGCGCAGACGGCGGGCGTCGACGTGCATGGCGTGATCGCTGACGAACTCCTCGATCATCTCGTTGAGCACGCGGGCCTGGTGGCCCACCTCCTGGCGCAGACCGGTGGCCTCGAACACGAAGTAACCGCTGAAGACCAGGGCGACCGCGAACATGCTGCTCTGCACGCCCTCCTGCGCGCCGACCGCGATGGTCAGCGTGGTGACCAGCGAGGTGTGGCTGCTGGGCATGCCGCCGGTGTCGAAGGCGCGGCGCCAGTCGAGGTGGCGCTCGACCATCAGCACCCAGAAGGGCTTGAGGGCCTGCGCGGCCAGCATGCTGAGGATCGCGGCCACCAGGGCCGGAGCCACGGGCATCGATTCGTTCATGGGCGGCGGCGGCTCGGGCAAAGGGATGGATCGGGATCGGAGACGTTAGCCACGCCGGCGGCCGGGGTCAACGACACCCCTACTCGTCGAAGGGCTCGCGATCGCTCAGCGGACCGCTCTCGAAGGTCGCCAGGTGCAGATAGAGGCCGGGCAGCAGGAGGTTGCGATCGACGAAGGCGAACGCGTCGAGCACGCGCTCACCGCCTGGAATCCGCTCGATCCACGGTGCGAGCCAGTGGTGCGGCTTGAGTTCGACTCCCACGCCCCACTCCTGGCGCAGTTCGTCGATGTCGAGACTGGTGACCCCGTAGGTGCCGAACACGCGCAGCCAGGGTCGCTCGACCGGACCGATCGCGTAGCCCAGTCCCCAGCGCTGGTTCGGGTAGTCGTGCCAGATACGCGTGAAGGGGCCGGT from Candidatus Krumholzibacteriia bacterium encodes:
- a CDS encoding AAA family ATPase → MRIVSVANQKGGCGKTTITVNLASALANLGARVLVVDNDPQGHATIGMGLMPAEFSLSTRDLYLTSDVLVEDVRHEIKEQLDLVPTDVALSTVEQELSGEERRVQRLVEVFARSEMPYDIVFVDNPPNVGLLTFNALMASAEALVPVDPGRFTMDAVERLRETLCLLEDERGHHVRMHILANGFDLRTRFGRELLERLAMNYPGSLLDTQIHRTVRLREAADLGRPVDDHDRRCRAVLDFQGLAEEFWSLPADLEVDGVDAWDALLHGPRARTAGVCFEVELPAAREVAITGDFTDWSVEGIALERSGDGIWRLELPLESGVFEYKYIVDGVWKVDPENPERVRNSYGQLNSVLTVPSMASA
- a CDS encoding divergent PAP2 family protein, whose product is MNESMPVAPALVAAILSMLAAQALKPFWVLMVERHLDWRRAFDTGGMPSSHTSLVTTLTIAVGAQEGVQSSMFAVALVFSGYFVFEATGLRQEVGHQARVLNEMIEEFVSDHAMHVDARRLRELVGHTWSEVLGGVVVGVLVFFACRPWWS